tgactgactgatctatcaacgcacagctcaaactactggacggatcgggctgaaatttggcatgcagatagctattatgacgtaggcatccgctaaaggcCTACGCAGACCGGGACGGCAAGGCaagggattttaatttttactaatgGACATTCAACCGTACTGGTACAGAAATACGACATAAATTGCTATGCTTTAAAATGATGCCGTGGCATTGAAAGGGATTTTATCGCAACACGCGCCACAGGCTCCCGTGGCGGGATGCCGTGGCATACTGCGGTAGGCAACGGCATGCCACGGACTCCGGCGCTCGTAGTGATATACTGCGGGGTGCGGCGGCGGGAGTAGAGAAGCGGGGAATGCACACCAATATTGACCATCCATTTGCGCCCGCGTCTTTGACGACTGTGCTACGTGATTTTTTCGGAGACCAGttttttacgttttttattCCAACATGGAGGAAAAATTAATAACTTTAGTTCAAGActatgattatttatataatatgtcatCAAAACATTATATGAACACTCAAATGAAGAACAATGCGTGGAAAAGAATTGGAATAGAAATGAATAAAacaggtaagtaaatatttttgcactataattatattttaagatttaaCACAGTATTAATGTCTATTTACAATATCGTTTTGCCATGGAATAGAGCCCTCATCAGACCTAAAGTAATCTTTAAACATCTCCCGTACTGTCATACCATCTAATGCATTGTTCATATTATTATCGTTTTCTAAATTAATGCTTACACTTGCTATATTTTGGCTTTCTGTGCTTGTACCACCTATGATGAAATTGTGTAAGCAAGTACATGCTAAAATGATATTATCAACATATTTTGGTTGAACCTGAATTCCTTTTTGACATAATTCGAAACGTTCTTGAAGTATACCAAATGCATTTTCGACGATACGCCTGGCTCTACTCAAACgataattgtatattttcatTGCTTCATCTGTCAATCGATCGCCACTAAATGGTCTCATAATGTTTGTGGTTAACGGAAAAGCCTCGTCTGCTACAAAAACATACGGCAACTCAAGATCAGTCCTCGGTAAACGTTTTTTTGGGGGAATATCGAGGGCATTAGAAgtcaatttttttccaaatattGAGTTTTGCATTATACCTCCATCACTATTTCGTCCATATGATCCTACATCTGCAATCACAAATTTATAATTTGCATCCACAACCGCTAGTAGTACGATACTGAAAAACTTTTTATAGTTTATGTAGAGACTTCCACTATTGCGAGGTGCTTTTATCCTGAAATGTTTACCATCTATTGCACCGATGCAGTTCGGGAAATTCCATTTTTCATCAAATTCCATCGCGATTCGCGTCCATTTTTCCCTTGTTGGTTTTGGCATAACACTAGGTCTTAGGACATTCCAAATGACTCGGCAAGTTTCATGTACGATAGAGCGCACTGTACTAAACCCCATGCGATAGCTGTAACCTAGAGACTTGAAGCTACTTCCCGTGATCAAAAATCTGAAAGATAATATACCATTTTACCTGCTTATGTTTTGTTTTAGGTGAAGAATGCCAGAAAATATGGGGTAATATACGTAATAATTTTAGGAAAGCTCTGAATaacagaaaaacaaagagtgGTGACCCGTACACAAAGCGACGCCCTATCAAGTTTGAAAAAGAGCtggagtttttgaaaaaattcattCAGCACAGAAAACAAACCTCGAATCTGGACTCCTCTTCAGAGGATACGCAGACTTCTTTCGCAGAATCCGCTgtcaatgataatgatgaacgtTCAGTTTCGCGAATGACCAATGATTCACACCATTCCTTAATAAGACCAGAACCTACAACAACTGCTGAAATACTAAATAAATACATTGAATCGAAAAAGGAGGTGGACCCCATTGATTCGTTCTTTCAAACAATGGCTGCCACAGTAAAAAAACTACCAGAAAGAGTGCAGGTCCAAATAAagagacaaatatttaatgtgGTAACTGACGCCGAATTAAAATACATAGAGGGAACTCCAGCTCCAACATCTGAAGATGTCTCTAGCTATGAAACCACCTCAGGCTCTGGTTATGAAGCTGCTTCGGGGTCTGGCTATGGAACCGCCTCAGGCTCTGGTTATGAAGCTGCTTCGGGGTCTGGCTATGGAACTGCCTCAGGCTCTGGTTATGAAGCTGTTTCACGGTCTGTTTATGGTACCGCCTCTGGCCCTGGCTATGAAGCTGCTTCAGGGTCTGGCTACAAAACTGCAGTTTCTGAATACGAAACTAATCTAAACTAGTAGGTACTCTAAATtaagtaaaaacaaataaagatCCAGGGATTATCAGTGAGAAGGTTTATCAGTGCAAAAACTTGAAAATCGTTATTATGTGTCTACAATACATGATTGTACttggcaaaaaatattgttttttttttttaatttaataaaagaagaaaaaataaaacttatacaATCATTTAACTACCCACCTCAAACACAAGGATAATCTCTGATCGGCTTCAATGGGGTTGCGAAAATTGGTCCTCTGTTTTTCGATATATGGTCGACATATATTCAACAGTGCTTGAAATTTCTCATAATCCATTCTATGATAGTCATAAAATTTTTGCACGTCGTATTTTAaatcattaaataaattattgaattCACCCTTTGATTCCCTTTCTTTCCATAAATTATCAACCCAAAATCTTCTTCTATCCCTATTATTAGCCTGTGCACCTTCTTCTTCATCTGCAATAATCGATATCAACACCAAATCCCAATCTACCATTTTAAAACTGAGGCACACCAACACTCGATCAAACGCAACTGAAGACTAAAAGTGTATCAGGCAGCAGGAGTCGCTGAGGCGTGCTTTGTCGTGCCGCGGCACGCCGTGGCATGCCGTGGCAAAGTGCTGGAATGCCGCGGTATCTAAGCGGCCAGTGTGCGCTGACTCACGGCAAAATCCCTTGCCTTGCCGTCCCGGTCTGCGTAGGccttaagaaaggatttttgaaaattcaagtcctaagggggttaaataggggtttgaaattttgtagtccacgcggacgaagtcgcgagcataagctagtattacataaaacaagaaaaataagaaaaattacgaagaagcatacgagtttataatgctgcatcaatatactgatgcagcatattttttttattcatgtaaactttttaaaagtgcttatgaatagtcagatagttttaatttaccactggttcggaatgccgtgcCTACCGAGGTGTAATTAGAAAGCTAGGGTGatgtactgatgattac
This genomic stretch from Maniola hyperantus chromosome 2, iAphHyp1.2, whole genome shotgun sequence harbors:
- the LOC117993338 gene encoding uncharacterized protein isoform X2, which codes for MVDWDLVLISIIADEEEGAQANNRDRRRFWVDNLWKERESKGEFNNLFNDLKYDVQKFYDYHRMDYEKFQALLNICRPYIEKQRTNFRNPIEADQRLSLCLRFLITGSSFKSLGYSYRMGFSTVRSIVHETCRVIWNVLRPSVMPKPTREKWTRIAMEFDEKWNFPNCIGAIDDVGSYGRNSDGGIMQNSIFGKKLTSNALDIPPKKRLPRTDLELPYVFVADEAFPLTTNIMRPFSGDRLTDEAMKIYNYRLSRARRIVENAFGILQERFELCQKGIQVQPKYVDNIILACTCLHNFIIGGTSTESQNIASVSINLENDNNMNNALDGMTVREMFKDYFRSDEGSIPWQNDIVNRH
- the LOC117993338 gene encoding uncharacterized protein isoform X1, whose translation is MVDWDLVLISIIADEEEGAQANNRDRRRFWVDNLWKERESKGEFNNLFNDLKYDVQKFYDYHRMDYEKFQALLNICRPYIEKQRTNFRNPIEADQRLSLCLRFLITGSSFKSLGYSYRMGFSTVRSIVHETCRVIWNVLRPSVMPKPTREKWTRIAMEFDEKWNFPNCIGAIDGKHFRIKAPRNSGSLYINYKKFFSIVLLAVVDANYKFVIADVGSYGRNSDGGIMQNSIFGKKLTSNALDIPPKKRLPRTDLELPYVFVADEAFPLTTNIMRPFSGDRLTDEAMKIYNYRLSRARRIVENAFGILQERFELCQKGIQVQPKYVDNIILACTCLHNFIIGGTSTESQNIASVSINLENDNNMNNALDGMTVREMFKDYFRSDEGSIPWQNDIVNRH